A stretch of the Teredinibacter haidensis genome encodes the following:
- the dinB gene encoding DNA polymerase IV — MKKIIHIDADCFFAALEIRKNPKLAELPVAVGGAPDRRGVVATCNYLARQYGVKSAMASAYAKRLCPELVIVKPDIELYRHVSSQLLSIFHRYTECVEPLSLDEAYLDVSGCDLLKGSATLIARNIKEVVRAELGISVSAGVAPVKFLAKIASDWRKPDGLFAVPPDEVAPFVSKLPLARLPGVGPATERKLSRYGLLNCQDLKEFDPNTLAKEFGCFAQRLLDMSKGIDSRCVQPHHIRKSVSIERTYPEDISDPAQVPGYLDELIAGLRHRYGKLSNKYPISKKFVKLKFDNFEQTVLETKVSHLTDPFEAPEFMRLLLAAWYRQKRGIRLLGVGFRFAQSERCPEQILLPL, encoded by the coding sequence ATGAAAAAAATCATCCACATAGATGCAGACTGTTTTTTTGCCGCGCTGGAAATACGTAAAAACCCCAAACTTGCAGAGCTGCCCGTTGCGGTTGGCGGCGCGCCAGATAGACGGGGCGTTGTTGCAACCTGTAATTACTTGGCCAGGCAATATGGCGTGAAATCGGCGATGGCTTCTGCTTATGCGAAACGATTGTGCCCGGAGTTGGTTATCGTAAAGCCCGATATCGAACTTTATCGGCATGTGTCATCGCAGTTGCTGTCTATTTTTCATCGCTATACCGAGTGCGTCGAGCCGCTATCTCTTGATGAAGCCTACCTGGATGTTTCGGGCTGTGATTTGTTGAAAGGTAGTGCAACGTTGATTGCCAGAAATATAAAGGAGGTCGTTCGAGCGGAATTGGGAATTAGTGTCTCTGCCGGTGTGGCGCCCGTTAAATTCTTGGCAAAAATCGCCAGTGACTGGAGAAAGCCGGATGGACTTTTTGCTGTGCCCCCCGATGAGGTGGCACCCTTTGTGAGTAAGCTTCCTCTGGCGAGACTTCCCGGTGTTGGTCCGGCCACTGAGCGTAAGCTCTCCCGATATGGATTGCTGAATTGTCAAGACCTTAAGGAATTTGATCCCAATACATTGGCGAAGGAATTTGGTTGTTTTGCGCAAAGGCTACTGGACATGAGTAAAGGCATAGATAGTCGTTGTGTTCAGCCTCACCACATACGAAAATCCGTGAGTATTGAGCGAACTTACCCGGAAGATATCTCTGATCCTGCTCAGGTGCCTGGCTATTTGGACGAATTAATTGCTGGCCTCCGGCATCGCTACGGAAAATTATCAAATAAGTATCCGATAAGTAAAAAATTTGTGAAGCTAAAATTCGATAATTTTGAGCAAACGGTGTTGGAAACGAAGGTTTCACATCTTACTGACCCTTTTGAAGCTCCGGAATTTATGCGCTTATTGTTGGCAGCGTGGTACCGGCAGAAACGGGGGATACGGCTGCTGGGAGTAGGCTTTCGGTTTGCTCAGTCCGAACGCTGCCCCGAACAGATATTGCTACCCCTTTAA
- a CDS encoding ExbD/TolR family protein codes for MSRRKRIESAEDKAEIDLTPMLDVVFIMLIFFIVTASFIKEKSLGLNVPENTENLPPPETESKSILVQINANDEIYIDQRRVDIRSVRSLIAQKSAESPEGGVVVMAHEQASTASYVAIADAAREANIYDVSLIPRKN; via the coding sequence GTGAGTCGTAGAAAACGCATTGAATCGGCCGAAGATAAGGCTGAGATTGATTTGACACCAATGCTAGATGTGGTGTTCATCATGCTGATCTTCTTCATCGTGACAGCATCGTTTATCAAAGAAAAATCGCTGGGTTTGAATGTGCCAGAAAACACCGAAAACCTGCCACCTCCCGAAACCGAAAGTAAGAGTATTTTGGTTCAGATCAACGCTAACGATGAAATTTACATTGACCAGCGTCGTGTCGATATCCGCTCCGTACGCTCCCTGATCGCACAGAAAAGCGCTGAAAGCCCAGAGGGTGGCGTGGTCGTTATGGCCCATGAGCAGGCTTCCACGGCCTCCTATGTCGCGATTGCCGATGCCGCGCGAGAAGCAAACATTTATGATGTGTCCCTAATTCCGCGAAAGAATTAG
- the gcvP gene encoding aminomethyl-transferring glycine dehydrogenase has protein sequence MPHTEPSHSQPESLDKLNYNDEFINRHIGPNPQQTSAMLEKLGVSSLNELIEQTVPAAIRSEQTASLAAPMTEQQALAELKAIAQKNQRFKSYIGLGYHSTYVPPVILRNVMENPGWYTAYTPYQPEIAQGRLEGLLNFQQMITDLTGMDLANASMLDEATAAAEAMAMAKRVARKNKSDQFFVDHNCLPQTLAVLKTRAEHFGFDIVVGDPNTDLENHDYFGALLQNPGANGELLELEKLTQVVHAKEALAIVAADIMSLALLKAPGEQGADIVVGCNQRFGVPMGFGGPHAAFFAFREKYKRSTPGRIIGVSVDSRGKPALRMAMQTREQHIRREKANSNICTSQVLLAVMSAFYAMYHGSDGIDRIAKRIHLLTKILAQGLTSLNYKLRHSQFFDTLCIEVGEQQMALYQRALKSHINLRLEGKNALGISLNECTTQKDIEALLAVFAAGESPLDFHSLEVKAQGNTAIPRESAREQKALQHEIFHRYQSETEMLRYLKRLESKDIALNHAMIPLGSCTMKLNATAEMIPVTWPEFGELHPFAPIDQAQGYTILFEQLQNMLKACTGYDAISLQPNAGSQGEYAGLVAIKKYFEAKGEHQRNVCLIPQSAHGTNPASAQMASMKVVVIKCDEQGNVDVNDVKAKITQHGDSIASIMVTYPSTHGVFEENIKEICELIHNIGGQVYIDGANMNALVGLAAPGEFGGDVSHLNLHKTFCIPHGGGGPGMGPIGVKAHLAPYLASHPLQSIPGTEQGNGTISAAPWGSASILPISWMYIRMMGGTGVKQATEVAILNANYVASQLQTHYPILYKGKNGFVAHECLLDLRPLKESSGITEEDIAKRLMDFGFHAPTMSFPVAGTLMIEPTESESKAELDRFCDAMITIRQEAERVQNGELPRDNNPLCNAPHTLDDIIEENWQRPYSREEASRPLAYLKEHKVWPSVNRIDNVYGDRNLICSCPSIDLYLDK, from the coding sequence ATGCCGCATACCGAGCCAAGCCATTCACAACCAGAATCACTCGATAAACTCAACTACAACGATGAGTTTATCAACCGGCATATTGGTCCCAACCCGCAGCAGACCTCTGCCATGCTGGAAAAGTTGGGGGTAAGCAGCTTAAATGAACTCATTGAGCAAACGGTGCCCGCAGCGATCCGTAGCGAACAGACCGCCAGCCTGGCTGCACCGATGACAGAACAGCAGGCCTTGGCTGAACTCAAAGCCATCGCTCAGAAAAACCAGCGGTTTAAGAGCTACATCGGCCTGGGTTACCACAGCACCTATGTACCCCCTGTAATCCTGCGCAATGTCATGGAAAACCCAGGCTGGTACACCGCTTACACCCCCTATCAGCCAGAAATTGCACAGGGCCGCCTCGAAGGCCTACTTAACTTCCAGCAAATGATTACCGACCTTACTGGCATGGATCTGGCCAACGCCTCGATGCTGGACGAAGCTACTGCCGCAGCTGAAGCTATGGCGATGGCAAAGCGCGTGGCCCGTAAAAACAAGTCTGACCAGTTTTTTGTCGATCACAACTGCCTGCCACAAACCCTTGCTGTGCTGAAAACCCGCGCCGAACATTTCGGTTTCGATATTGTAGTTGGTGACCCCAATACTGATTTGGAAAACCACGACTACTTCGGAGCACTGCTACAAAACCCAGGTGCAAACGGTGAACTGCTGGAGCTGGAAAAGCTTACTCAGGTCGTTCACGCAAAAGAGGCTCTGGCCATTGTTGCCGCCGACATAATGAGCCTAGCCCTGCTCAAAGCCCCGGGTGAACAAGGCGCGGATATTGTCGTAGGCTGCAATCAGCGGTTTGGCGTTCCTATGGGCTTTGGCGGTCCACACGCAGCGTTCTTCGCCTTCCGAGAAAAATACAAGCGTTCGACTCCCGGCCGCATAATTGGTGTCTCTGTCGACAGCCGAGGCAAGCCAGCTCTGCGCATGGCCATGCAAACCCGAGAACAACATATTCGCAGAGAAAAAGCCAACTCAAATATTTGCACCTCTCAGGTTTTACTGGCGGTGATGAGCGCCTTCTATGCCATGTACCATGGCTCTGATGGCATCGACAGAATTGCCAAACGCATTCACCTATTAACTAAAATTCTGGCCCAGGGCCTAACCTCGCTAAACTACAAGCTTCGCCACAGCCAGTTTTTCGATACGCTGTGTATTGAAGTGGGCGAACAGCAAATGGCTCTTTACCAGCGCGCACTTAAATCACATATTAATCTGCGCCTAGAGGGAAAAAATGCGCTAGGTATCAGCCTGAACGAATGCACTACGCAAAAAGATATCGAGGCTCTACTCGCCGTTTTTGCAGCCGGCGAATCGCCACTGGATTTTCACAGTCTGGAAGTCAAAGCGCAGGGCAATACCGCCATCCCCAGAGAGTCCGCGCGTGAACAAAAAGCCCTACAGCACGAAATTTTTCATCGCTACCAATCCGAAACGGAGATGCTGCGCTACCTCAAACGATTAGAATCAAAAGACATTGCCCTGAACCACGCGATGATTCCGCTCGGCTCCTGCACAATGAAACTAAATGCTACTGCAGAGATGATTCCCGTTACCTGGCCTGAGTTCGGCGAGCTTCACCCCTTTGCCCCAATAGATCAGGCCCAGGGCTACACCATATTATTTGAACAGCTGCAGAACATGCTAAAAGCATGCACCGGTTACGATGCCATAAGCCTTCAGCCCAATGCCGGCTCACAGGGCGAATATGCAGGATTGGTCGCCATCAAAAAATATTTTGAAGCCAAGGGTGAACACCAGCGCAACGTGTGCTTAATACCCCAATCTGCCCACGGAACAAACCCCGCATCGGCACAAATGGCGTCAATGAAAGTAGTCGTAATCAAATGTGATGAGCAGGGCAATGTAGACGTGAACGATGTGAAAGCAAAAATCACTCAACACGGGGACAGTATTGCCTCCATTATGGTGACCTACCCTTCCACCCACGGTGTTTTTGAAGAGAACATCAAAGAAATTTGCGAGCTTATTCATAACATCGGCGGCCAGGTCTATATCGACGGCGCCAATATGAATGCGCTGGTCGGCCTTGCCGCACCGGGAGAATTCGGTGGCGACGTTTCCCACCTCAACCTCCACAAAACGTTCTGTATACCCCATGGTGGTGGTGGTCCCGGAATGGGCCCTATCGGCGTAAAAGCTCATTTAGCACCGTATTTAGCCTCGCACCCACTACAAAGTATACCCGGCACAGAACAGGGTAACGGTACTATTTCAGCAGCACCGTGGGGCTCTGCGAGTATTCTGCCGATTAGCTGGATGTATATTCGTATGATGGGCGGCACCGGTGTAAAACAGGCCACCGAAGTGGCCATTCTTAACGCCAACTATGTCGCCTCACAATTGCAGACGCACTATCCAATTTTGTACAAAGGCAAAAATGGTTTTGTCGCCCACGAATGCCTGCTGGATTTACGCCCGCTAAAAGAAAGCAGCGGTATTACGGAAGAAGACATTGCCAAGCGACTCATGGACTTCGGCTTCCACGCACCAACCATGTCCTTCCCCGTTGCAGGGACCCTCATGATCGAACCCACCGAATCCGAAAGCAAAGCAGAGCTAGACCGCTTCTGCGATGCCATGATCACCATTCGCCAGGAAGCTGAGCGCGTACAAAACGGTGAGCTACCACGAGACAATAACCCTCTATGTAACGCTCCACACACTCTCGACGATATTATTGAAGAAAATTGGCAGCGCCCGTATAGCCGGGAAGAAGCGTCGCGGCCATTAGCGTATTTAAAAGAACATAAGGTTTGGCCGAGCGTTAACCGCATCGATAACGTTTACGGAGACCGCAATTTGATATGCTCTTGCCCTTCTATTGATCTGTATTTGGACAAATAA
- a CDS encoding CvpA family protein, which translates to MSWISLIFVAWIGVCAFRGFRRGFWLSLLALLGVIAAYATSLLWGAGLSQRLMTWGWPPLLAYCGGFTGIYLLAYLLVAELPRLLLAALFTKTSRLPWLGAFLGTCVGVVSGLLMVWAFSFVQASLQLSKAPVMADSPLTDRDKVVAIAAKAVGEASRMGALVAGVDPLQAEVLGKLAREPQKLMRNLQALGESDQLKQFLSSSESQRYMREGNLDGLIESPGFQGIINLPELADLRQFALAEVKSDGDDEAGLREADIFIASRMALAWQRVHAMRNDSRVQDIVKDEQVQQMIESRDIPGLLMNAKVQSLMGLVMAGEIATVEREPRLMMEKIPTAVNLDASVLYRWRDSEGRVRYSDEAPEGVDVDLIQY; encoded by the coding sequence ATGTCGTGGATTAGCCTGATTTTTGTAGCCTGGATAGGCGTTTGTGCCTTCCGAGGATTTCGCCGTGGGTTCTGGCTTAGCTTACTCGCGCTTTTGGGCGTGATCGCCGCCTACGCCACCAGCCTCCTGTGGGGGGCTGGGCTTAGCCAAAGGTTGATGACTTGGGGCTGGCCGCCTCTGCTGGCCTATTGCGGTGGCTTTACCGGTATCTATCTGTTGGCGTATCTTCTTGTGGCCGAGTTGCCTCGGTTATTGCTGGCAGCGCTGTTTACGAAGACCTCCCGCTTGCCTTGGTTAGGGGCTTTTTTGGGGACCTGCGTTGGTGTTGTGTCTGGCCTGCTGATGGTGTGGGCGTTTTCTTTTGTGCAGGCATCGTTGCAGCTCAGTAAGGCGCCGGTGATGGCTGATAGCCCTCTTACCGATAGAGACAAGGTTGTAGCTATTGCGGCAAAAGCAGTAGGAGAGGCTTCGCGCATGGGCGCGTTAGTCGCGGGGGTAGATCCGCTGCAGGCGGAAGTGCTGGGTAAGCTAGCGCGAGAGCCGCAGAAGTTGATGCGCAACTTGCAGGCTCTAGGAGAGTCTGACCAGCTTAAACAGTTTCTTTCTAGTTCCGAATCCCAACGCTATATGCGCGAAGGAAATCTGGATGGTTTAATTGAATCGCCTGGTTTTCAGGGAATAATTAATCTTCCCGAGTTAGCAGATTTGCGCCAGTTCGCGCTGGCGGAAGTAAAAAGTGATGGTGATGACGAAGCTGGATTGCGGGAGGCCGATATATTTATCGCCTCGCGAATGGCTCTAGCCTGGCAGCGCGTGCATGCTATGCGTAACGATTCTCGAGTGCAGGATATCGTAAAGGATGAGCAGGTTCAGCAGATGATTGAGAGCCGTGATATTCCCGGTCTTTTGATGAATGCCAAAGTGCAGTCGTTAATGGGGCTGGTAATGGCCGGAGAAATTGCGACGGTTGAACGGGAGCCGCGGCTAATGATGGAGAAAATACCTACGGCAGTAAACCTTGATGCATCCGTTTTATATCGATGGAGGGATAGTGAAGGCCGGGTTCGATATTCTGACGAGGCTCCAGAAGGTGTAGATGTGGACTTAATTCAGTACTGA
- a CDS encoding NUDIX domain-containing protein, giving the protein MVVKKIGGWQQLNVEEIYENPWIKITHEDVLTPAGTPGIYGVVHFKNRAVGVIPIDEDGNTWLVRQSRYTLDCYTWEIPEGGAPYGEDMLEAAKRELEEETGLKARDWSELMTIHQSNSVSDEVAKLYVAKGLYEGRQQLEATEDITVEKMPLTKAIDMVKNGEITDALSVAALLRLALDGVS; this is encoded by the coding sequence ATGGTAGTCAAAAAAATTGGCGGTTGGCAGCAGCTCAACGTAGAGGAAATTTACGAAAATCCGTGGATCAAAATCACCCACGAAGACGTGTTAACGCCTGCCGGCACGCCCGGCATATACGGGGTTGTACATTTTAAAAACCGCGCCGTGGGTGTTATTCCGATTGATGAGGACGGTAATACCTGGCTGGTGCGTCAAAGTCGTTACACCTTAGATTGCTATACTTGGGAGATTCCAGAGGGGGGGGCGCCCTATGGTGAAGATATGCTGGAGGCTGCAAAGCGAGAGCTTGAGGAAGAGACAGGGCTGAAAGCGCGGGATTGGAGTGAGCTGATGACTATTCACCAGTCCAATTCGGTCAGCGATGAGGTGGCCAAGCTTTATGTTGCCAAAGGGTTGTATGAAGGCCGGCAGCAGTTGGAGGCTACAGAAGATATTACCGTAGAGAAAATGCCTTTAACAAAAGCGATTGATATGGTTAAAAATGGAGAGATTACGGATGCTTTATCGGTAGCGGCATTACTTAGGTTGGCGCTAGATGGGGTTAGTTAG
- a CDS encoding GGDEF domain-containing response regulator, whose translation MTKVLVVDDVEDNVVLLTFELEDEGFEVIAAYNGQQCLDKVHEEKPDIILLDIRMPGISGLDTLEQLKANEHTRDIPVIMVSANTADNSIIQALDLGAHDFVSKPIEYPVLSARMRSALRLINARRALVKANEELERLATQDPLTHTYNRRHFFALSEAEYSKSLRHNRPLSVLMIDVDLFKAINDTYGHAAGDTALIALTECCRLATRDSDIFGRLGGEEFALTCPDADLEGAVALAERIRQSCEELTIDAPDGKPFSMTLSIGVTTIAAEDNDFSHTLQRADKLLYQAKALGRNRSVSC comes from the coding sequence ATGACCAAAGTTCTCGTCGTTGACGATGTAGAAGACAATGTCGTACTCCTGACCTTCGAGCTTGAGGACGAAGGCTTTGAAGTTATTGCCGCGTACAATGGTCAGCAGTGCCTCGATAAAGTACACGAAGAAAAACCCGACATTATATTGTTGGATATTCGCATGCCTGGCATCAGCGGCTTGGATACACTAGAACAGTTAAAAGCCAATGAGCACACCCGGGATATCCCCGTCATCATGGTTTCGGCCAACACCGCCGATAACAGCATTATTCAAGCCCTTGATCTGGGCGCTCACGACTTTGTGTCAAAGCCCATTGAATACCCCGTGCTGTCGGCCCGGATGCGTTCAGCCTTACGCCTCATCAATGCCCGCCGCGCGCTGGTTAAAGCCAACGAAGAGCTGGAGCGTCTGGCCACACAGGATCCATTAACCCACACCTATAATCGTCGCCATTTCTTCGCATTGTCGGAGGCTGAGTATTCAAAATCACTCCGCCATAACCGCCCACTATCTGTGTTGATGATTGATGTCGACCTATTCAAAGCCATAAACGATACTTACGGGCATGCCGCCGGTGACACCGCACTAATAGCCCTCACGGAATGCTGCCGTCTGGCCACAAGAGATTCCGATATATTCGGGCGATTGGGTGGCGAAGAATTTGCACTTACCTGCCCAGATGCGGACCTGGAAGGCGCGGTTGCCCTGGCCGAACGTATTCGCCAAAGCTGTGAGGAGCTCACCATAGACGCCCCAGACGGGAAGCCGTTTTCCATGACCTTAAGTATTGGAGTGACGACAATAGCAGCGGAAGACAATGACTTTAGCCACACCCTTCAACGTGCAGATAAACTACTATACCAAGCCAAAGCCCTGGGGCGAAACCGATCCGTTAGCTGCTAA